A window from Frankiaceae bacterium encodes these proteins:
- a CDS encoding amino-acid N-acetyltransferase, translating into MATVRRARTADVDAIAALVTAHSGAGLLLEKNLVTLFEDVQEFLVADDAGRVVGCGALHVLWRDLAEVRTLVVDPACRGRGIGGALLTALLDGARELGVGRVFCLTFETAFFAAYGFRPIEGVPVDQAAYEEMLRSYDDGVAEFLDLERVKPNTLGNTRMLAVL; encoded by the coding sequence GTGGCGACGGTGCGCAGGGCGCGGACGGCGGACGTCGACGCGATCGCCGCGCTCGTCACCGCGCACTCCGGCGCCGGGCTGCTGCTGGAGAAGAACCTCGTCACGCTGTTCGAGGACGTGCAGGAGTTCCTCGTCGCCGACGACGCCGGGCGGGTCGTCGGCTGCGGGGCGCTGCACGTGCTGTGGCGTGACCTCGCCGAGGTCCGCACGCTCGTCGTCGACCCCGCGTGCCGCGGCCGGGGGATCGGCGGCGCGCTGCTCACGGCGCTGCTCGACGGTGCGCGCGAGCTGGGGGTGGGGCGGGTGTTCTGCCTGACGTTCGAGACGGCGTTCTTCGCGGCGTACGGCTTCCGGCCGATCGAGGGGGTGCCCGTCGACCAGGCGGCGTACGAGGAGATGCTGCGCTCCTACGACGACGGCGTCGCGGAGTTCCTCGACCTCGAGCGCGTGAAGCCCAACACTCTCGGCAACACCCGGATGCTCGCCGTGCTCTGA
- a CDS encoding DUF1800 family protein, whose protein sequence is MADLATRADVARLFGRAAFGATGADQDAWQGKPYADMVDSLFPPGPPGTVGRTPFRDEAARVTLEQQKNDIGMAQRWWLDRMRTTPYPLEERLTLFWHDHFATAYTGQPDVGMMIIQNETLRKHALGSFRDLANAMLVDPAMLIWLNGIANHVNGVNENLAREFLELFTLGVVPQVYTETDIRQAAKVLTGWTVNTVTRLATFTPARHDNSVKTVLGKQLGGNAAAAPTEYQRLTDIVLAHDDGITSSRFLAYKLVQEFGYPVPLGEVATDPLVQDVAWAIRAGGDWDLRRGVRTMLLHPKWRYADPAADHLLVRSPVELCVHGAKVLGIEIPFVNTLQSQLVNAATGRAGQAPFVPPSVGGWPHGLGWLSQTTTLGRYDLMNQLFLAYRNQQRHQYAKPPASADLAAWAWWMGLSGFSTSTTLRLREYLANPGTTVELDKQASLFILVGTSPDWQVM, encoded by the coding sequence GTGGCCGACCTCGCGACCCGCGCGGACGTCGCGCGGCTGTTCGGGCGGGCGGCGTTCGGCGCGACCGGCGCCGACCAGGACGCCTGGCAGGGCAAGCCGTACGCCGACATGGTCGACTCGCTCTTCCCGCCGGGTCCGCCAGGGACGGTGGGCAGGACGCCGTTCCGCGACGAGGCGGCCCGCGTCACGCTGGAGCAGCAGAAGAACGACATCGGCATGGCGCAGCGCTGGTGGCTCGACCGGATGCGCACGACGCCGTACCCGCTCGAGGAGCGGCTGACGTTGTTCTGGCACGACCACTTCGCGACGGCGTACACCGGCCAGCCGGACGTCGGCATGATGATCATCCAGAACGAGACCCTGCGGAAGCACGCGCTCGGGTCGTTCCGCGACCTCGCCAACGCGATGCTCGTCGACCCCGCGATGCTCATCTGGCTCAACGGCATCGCCAACCACGTCAACGGCGTCAACGAGAACCTCGCCCGCGAGTTCCTCGAGCTGTTCACGCTCGGCGTCGTCCCGCAGGTCTACACCGAGACCGACATCCGCCAGGCCGCCAAGGTCCTGACCGGCTGGACGGTCAACACCGTCACGCGGCTCGCGACGTTCACCCCCGCGCGGCACGACAACAGCGTCAAGACCGTTCTCGGCAAGCAGCTCGGGGGCAACGCCGCCGCGGCGCCGACCGAGTACCAGCGGCTCACCGACATCGTCCTCGCGCACGACGACGGCATCACGAGCTCGCGCTTCCTCGCGTACAAGCTGGTCCAGGAGTTCGGCTACCCCGTGCCGCTCGGCGAGGTCGCCACCGACCCGCTCGTGCAGGACGTCGCGTGGGCGATCCGCGCGGGCGGCGACTGGGACCTGCGCCGCGGCGTCCGCACCATGCTGCTGCACCCGAAGTGGCGCTACGCCGACCCGGCCGCCGACCACCTGCTGGTCCGCTCCCCTGTCGAGCTCTGCGTCCACGGCGCGAAGGTGCTCGGCATCGAGATCCCGTTCGTCAACACGCTGCAGTCGCAGCTGGTCAACGCCGCCACGGGGCGCGCCGGGCAGGCGCCGTTCGTCCCGCCGAGCGTCGGCGGCTGGCCGCACGGCCTCGGCTGGCTGTCGCAGACCACGACGCTCGGCCGTTACGACCTCATGAACCAGCTGTTCCTGGCGTACCGCAACCAGCAACGCCACCAGTACGCCAAGCCGCCCGCGTCGGCCGACCTCGCCGCCTGGGCGTGGTGGATGGGCCTGTCCGGGTTCTCCACGAGCACGACGCTGCGGCTGCGCGAGTACCTCGCCAACCCGGGCACCACCGTCGAGCTCGACAAGCAGGCGTCGCTGTTCATCCTCGTGGGCACCAGCCCGGACTGGCAGGTGATGTAG
- a CDS encoding sialidase family protein: protein MKVRIPARRTRRTLAVVAILAMLPVAMSQSGTAAASRRATAHGPNGKAAKARYSATPRMFTLQHGAGEPTLGITKQGEVFVTLSSGCVTSCTGEPQMLETVKPGERVIWASSDKGRTWRDVSPGEHTTGASPHAFSLDPYILVDEHPDGDRIFDMDLTLACAILSYSDDRGASWITNPLACGEPVNDHQTLFAGKPRTSTTIGYPHVLYYCFNHPAITKCTKSINGGLTFVPTAQIQAPACGGLNGHGIVGRTGIVYVPLGSCGKPSLAISKDEGNTWNVVQIHDEITADGDPSVAADKAGNLYYLWNDGVDRKPWLSTSTNGGKTWSKPVMVAPKGVDETNLATLAVGAPGKVAIAYYGTTNADNKKLGWSGYIASGVDVLGSKPTFYTATVNNPRNPLKMGECGTRGSNRCGRVLDFIDVEIAPDGTPWGAYVDACLATCEKSKEESYADNLGVVGNLVGGPNLMR, encoded by the coding sequence GTGAAGGTCCGCATCCCCGCCCGGCGTACGCGCCGGACGCTCGCCGTCGTCGCCATCCTGGCGATGCTGCCCGTCGCCATGTCCCAGTCGGGTACGGCAGCCGCGTCCCGCCGCGCCACGGCACACGGACCCAACGGCAAGGCCGCCAAGGCGCGCTACAGCGCCACGCCGCGGATGTTCACGCTGCAGCACGGCGCGGGCGAGCCGACCCTGGGCATCACGAAGCAGGGCGAGGTCTTCGTCACGCTCTCCAGCGGCTGCGTGACCTCCTGCACCGGCGAGCCGCAGATGCTCGAGACGGTCAAGCCCGGCGAGCGCGTGATCTGGGCGTCGAGCGACAAGGGCAGGACCTGGCGCGACGTCAGCCCCGGCGAGCACACCACCGGCGCCAGCCCGCACGCGTTCTCGCTGGACCCGTACATCCTCGTCGACGAGCACCCCGACGGCGACCGCATCTTCGACATGGACCTCACGCTGGCGTGCGCGATCCTGTCGTACTCCGACGACCGCGGCGCCAGCTGGATCACCAACCCGCTGGCCTGCGGCGAGCCCGTCAACGACCACCAGACGTTGTTCGCCGGCAAGCCGCGCACGAGCACGACGATCGGCTACCCGCACGTCCTGTACTACTGCTTCAACCACCCGGCGATCACCAAGTGCACCAAGTCGATCAACGGCGGCCTGACGTTCGTCCCGACGGCGCAGATCCAGGCGCCCGCGTGCGGCGGCCTCAACGGCCACGGCATCGTCGGCAGGACCGGCATCGTCTACGTGCCGCTCGGCTCGTGCGGCAAGCCGTCCCTCGCGATCAGCAAGGACGAGGGCAACACGTGGAACGTCGTCCAGATCCACGACGAGATCACCGCCGACGGTGACCCGAGCGTGGCCGCCGACAAGGCCGGCAACCTCTACTACCTCTGGAACGACGGCGTCGACCGCAAGCCGTGGCTGTCCACCTCGACCAACGGCGGCAAGACGTGGAGCAAGCCGGTCATGGTGGCGCCCAAGGGCGTCGACGAGACCAACCTCGCCACGCTCGCCGTCGGCGCGCCCGGCAAGGTCGCCATCGCGTACTACGGCACGACGAACGCCGACAACAAGAAGCTCGGCTGGAGCGGCTACATCGCCTCCGGCGTCGACGTGCTGGGCAGCAAGCCGACGTTCTACACGGCGACCGTCAACAACCCGCGGAACCCGCTGAAGATGGGCGAGTGCGGCACCCGCGGCTCCAACCGCTGCGGCCGCGTCCTCGACTTCATCGACGTGGAGATCGCGCCGGACGGCACGCCGTGGGGCGCGTACGTCGACGCCTGCCTCGCCACCTGCGAGAAGAGCAAGGAAGAGAGCTACGCCGACAACCTCGGAGTGGTGGGCAACCTCGTCGGCGGCCCGAACCTGATGCGCTAG
- a CDS encoding iron ABC transporter substrate-binding protein, which produces MPRRTLAALGAAVLLAMTACSAGSGSGGDTLVVYSGRAENLIKPLLDKFEATGTKIEVRYGGSAELAAQILEEGGNRKADVFLSQDAGALGALAKEGVLDTIPQADLDKVAEKYRADDGSWVGVSGRARVFIYDPRVLKATDLPKSVFDLTGPEWAGKVGIPPTNASFQAFVTAMRIEHGEDKTREWLTGIKKNAKVYENNIQIRDAIDNGELVAGLVNHYYLYEKIAEVGADKVHAKHHFFADGDPGALVNVSGVGIVKGTGQRAEAEKFVSYMLGDEAQRYYADETKEYPLVDGVEPQAGLPALESIDGPDIDLGDLASLKETLDLLAEVGLT; this is translated from the coding sequence GTGCCGCGCCGTACGCTCGCCGCCCTCGGCGCCGCCGTTCTCCTCGCCATGACCGCCTGCTCGGCGGGCTCCGGCAGCGGCGGTGACACGCTCGTCGTCTACTCCGGCCGCGCCGAGAACCTCATCAAGCCGCTGCTGGACAAGTTCGAGGCGACGGGCACCAAGATCGAGGTCCGCTACGGCGGCAGCGCCGAGCTGGCGGCGCAGATCCTCGAGGAGGGCGGCAACCGCAAGGCCGACGTCTTCCTCTCGCAGGACGCCGGCGCGCTCGGCGCGCTCGCCAAGGAGGGCGTGCTCGACACGATCCCGCAGGCGGACCTCGACAAGGTCGCGGAGAAGTACCGCGCCGACGACGGCTCGTGGGTCGGCGTGTCAGGGCGCGCCCGAGTGTTCATCTACGACCCCCGCGTGCTGAAGGCGACCGACCTCCCCAAGAGCGTCTTCGACCTCACCGGCCCCGAGTGGGCCGGCAAGGTCGGGATCCCGCCGACGAACGCGTCGTTCCAGGCGTTCGTCACGGCCATGCGGATCGAGCACGGCGAGGACAAGACGCGCGAGTGGCTGACCGGCATCAAGAAGAACGCCAAGGTCTACGAGAACAACATCCAGATCCGCGACGCGATCGACAACGGCGAGCTCGTCGCCGGCCTCGTCAACCACTACTACCTCTACGAGAAGATCGCCGAGGTGGGCGCGGACAAGGTGCACGCCAAGCACCACTTCTTCGCCGACGGCGACCCGGGCGCGCTCGTCAACGTCTCCGGCGTCGGCATCGTCAAGGGCACCGGCCAGCGCGCGGAGGCGGAGAAGTTCGTGTCGTACATGCTCGGCGACGAGGCGCAGCGCTACTACGCGGACGAGACGAAGGAGTACCCGCTCGTCGACGGGGTGGAGCCGCAGGCGGGGCTGCCGGCGCTGGAGTCCATCGACGGGCCGGACATCGACCTCGGCGACCTGGCGTCGTTGAAGGAGACCCTCGACCTGCTCGCCGAGGTGGGTCTCACCTGA
- a CDS encoding iron ABC transporter permease translates to MLPIAYLGVRASSGGLDLVKRTLLRDRTAELVVRSLGLAVAVTVAATVLGVALAWLTVRCDVPGRRAWQVACALPLAIPTYVAGFAYVSRYPGLAGFRGAWLVLTLYSYPYVYLPVAAALAGLDPAQGEAARSLGAGPGRVFFRVTLRQVRPAIATGGLLVALYALSDFGAVSILRFTAFTRAIYLSYQGGFDRTPAAIYGCLLVAITVVLVVAEGRARGRARYYAAGSGTRRRAAPLDLGRWKWAAVAFLAATVTVTLGIPAATLLRWLTEGTSSAVLSETWRAAGSSLGASLLGAVVTAAAALPIGLLAARFAGSGSARFAERASYAGHALPGIVIALSLVFFATRYANALYQRLPTLVFAYVVLFLPLAVAAIYASAVNASPRLEEVAQSLGTAPFGALRRVTAPLVAPGVGAGAALVFLTCMKELPATLLLRPTGFDTLATRVWSETSSGAFAAAAPSAALLIGVAAIPTWLLTRRTGLAP, encoded by the coding sequence GTGCTGCCGATCGCGTACCTCGGCGTCCGCGCCTCCTCCGGCGGCCTCGACCTCGTCAAGCGCACCTTGCTCCGTGACCGCACGGCGGAACTGGTCGTCCGCAGCCTCGGTCTCGCCGTCGCCGTCACCGTCGCCGCCACCGTGCTCGGCGTCGCGCTGGCCTGGCTCACCGTCCGCTGCGACGTCCCTGGCCGGCGCGCCTGGCAGGTCGCGTGCGCTCTGCCGCTGGCGATCCCGACGTACGTCGCGGGCTTCGCCTACGTCTCCCGCTACCCGGGGCTCGCCGGCTTCCGGGGCGCGTGGCTGGTGCTGACGCTGTACTCGTACCCGTACGTCTACCTCCCCGTGGCCGCCGCCCTGGCGGGCCTCGACCCGGCGCAGGGCGAAGCGGCGCGGTCGCTCGGCGCGGGGCCCGGTCGGGTGTTCTTCCGGGTGACGCTGCGGCAGGTACGTCCCGCCATCGCGACGGGCGGGCTGCTCGTCGCGCTGTACGCCCTGAGCGACTTCGGGGCCGTGTCGATCCTGCGGTTCACGGCGTTCACGCGGGCGATCTACCTGTCGTACCAGGGCGGCTTCGACCGCACGCCCGCTGCGATCTACGGCTGCCTGCTCGTCGCGATCACGGTCGTGCTCGTCGTGGCCGAGGGCCGCGCGCGCGGACGTGCCCGCTACTACGCCGCCGGCTCCGGCACCCGCCGCCGCGCGGCCCCGCTCGACCTCGGGCGCTGGAAGTGGGCGGCGGTGGCGTTCCTCGCGGCGACCGTCACCGTGACGCTGGGCATCCCGGCCGCGACGCTGCTGCGCTGGCTCACCGAGGGCACGTCGTCGGCCGTCCTCTCCGAGACGTGGCGCGCGGCGGGCTCGTCGCTCGGCGCCTCGCTGCTCGGCGCCGTCGTCACCGCGGCGGCGGCGCTGCCGATCGGGCTGCTGGCCGCGCGGTTCGCGGGCAGCGGGTCCGCGCGGTTCGCCGAGCGGGCGTCGTACGCCGGCCACGCCCTGCCCGGCATCGTCATCGCGTTGTCGCTGGTGTTCTTCGCGACGCGCTACGCCAACGCTCTCTACCAGCGGCTGCCGACGCTGGTGTTCGCGTACGTCGTGCTGTTCCTGCCGCTCGCGGTCGCCGCGATCTACGCCTCCGCGGTCAACGCCTCGCCGCGGCTCGAGGAGGTCGCGCAGTCACTCGGGACGGCGCCGTTCGGGGCGCTGCGGCGGGTCACGGCGCCGCTCGTCGCGCCGGGCGTCGGGGCGGGCGCGGCACTGGTGTTCCTCACGTGCATGAAGGAGCTGCCGGCCACGCTCCTGCTGCGCCCCACGGGTTTCGACACGCTCGCGACGCGCGTGTGGTCGGAGACCAGCTCGGGGGCGTTCGCGGCGGCGGCGCCGTCGGCGGCCCTGCTCATCGGCGTCGCGGCGATCCCGACGTGGCTGCTGACCCGGCGTACGGGGCTGGCGCCGTGA
- a CDS encoding DUF1501 domain-containing protein, which yields MAPNVTRRTVLKGAGVTAGAFALSPLLGNVASAAVDPRTATRRRLVVIDMGGGNDGLNMVVPRTGNNRQIYQNVRPTIQQPVDSLLPLDRGGQDDGSLGFHGALKTLHALYRQDRVAVVQGVDYPNHSYSHFTSNDIWQAGNPDNIADAGWLGRHLDRTGVAIGELRAVGIGGTLAHALRGRVHSGSQVNSLNETHFADGTSALANARHAVYERFANHTALEPSRHAYGQMCSGVVSLDNATRGLTAPAPGGLANLLLTARTLLTGDLGVEVVFVTTGGYDTHANQVNAQNTLFTELDQALEAFFLGTKNGVPVTVGGSAGNGLPAPVGTPVVAGTPIGPLPDALAAQTLVMTFSEFGRRIGENASGTDHGAAAPMLMVGPPAGASPVSLVPGLHGDHPYMGSTALPADNLAMTTDLRSVYQAVLTKWINDPGSDRPDEGDPGFRLTGTDLEADGSLAGLFASA from the coding sequence GTGGCTCCGAACGTCACCCGCAGAACGGTCCTCAAGGGCGCCGGCGTCACGGCGGGCGCGTTCGCGCTCTCGCCGCTGCTCGGCAACGTGGCCTCCGCGGCCGTCGACCCGCGGACCGCCACCCGCCGCCGGCTCGTCGTCATCGACATGGGCGGCGGGAACGACGGCCTCAACATGGTCGTCCCCCGCACCGGCAACAACCGGCAGATCTACCAGAACGTCCGCCCGACCATCCAGCAGCCCGTCGACTCGCTGCTGCCGCTCGACCGCGGCGGTCAGGACGACGGCAGCCTCGGCTTCCACGGCGCGCTCAAGACGCTGCACGCGCTGTACCGGCAGGACCGCGTCGCCGTCGTGCAGGGCGTCGACTACCCCAACCACAGCTACAGCCACTTCACGTCCAACGACATCTGGCAGGCAGGCAACCCCGACAACATCGCCGACGCCGGCTGGCTCGGCCGCCACCTCGACCGCACCGGTGTCGCGATCGGCGAGCTGCGCGCGGTCGGCATCGGCGGCACGCTCGCGCACGCGCTGCGCGGGCGGGTGCACTCGGGCTCGCAGGTCAACTCGCTCAACGAGACGCACTTCGCCGACGGCACGTCCGCGCTGGCCAACGCGCGGCACGCCGTCTACGAGCGCTTCGCCAACCACACCGCGCTCGAGCCGAGCAGGCACGCGTACGGCCAGATGTGCTCGGGCGTCGTCTCGCTCGACAACGCGACCCGCGGGCTCACCGCGCCCGCGCCGGGCGGGCTGGCCAACCTGCTGCTCACCGCGCGGACGCTGCTCACCGGCGACCTCGGGGTCGAGGTGGTGTTCGTCACGACCGGCGGCTACGACACGCACGCCAACCAGGTCAACGCGCAGAACACGCTGTTCACCGAGCTCGACCAGGCGCTGGAGGCGTTCTTCCTCGGCACCAAGAACGGCGTCCCGGTCACCGTCGGCGGCAGCGCGGGCAACGGCCTCCCCGCGCCCGTCGGCACGCCGGTCGTCGCCGGCACGCCGATCGGCCCGCTGCCGGACGCGCTGGCCGCGCAGACGCTGGTGATGACGTTCAGCGAGTTCGGGCGGCGCATCGGCGAGAACGCCTCCGGCACCGACCACGGCGCGGCCGCGCCGATGCTCATGGTCGGCCCGCCTGCCGGCGCGAGCCCGGTCTCGCTCGTCCCTGGCCTGCACGGCGACCACCCGTACATGGGGTCGACCGCGCTGCCCGCGGACAACCTCGCGATGACGACCGACCTGCGTTCGGTCTACCAGGCCGTCCTCACGAAGTGGATCAACGACCCCGGCAGCGACCGCCCCGACGAGGGCGACCCGGGGTTCCGCCTCACCGGTACCGACCTCGAAGCCGACGGATCGCTCGCGGGGCTGTTCGCCAGCGCCTGA
- a CDS encoding plastocyanin/azurin family copper-binding protein produces MLVRTLAAVSWCAVALAVPQAPAHAAAPHAAFAIGVPNTTVMQYVVSEITIVQGDTLTFFNLDYGRDHDLASQDFVNGVRRFESDPVGVGTPAEVRGVSALPPSTYPFVCRAHPEMVGNLTVLPAPAV; encoded by the coding sequence ATGCTCGTACGCACGCTCGCCGCCGTCTCCTGGTGCGCGGTGGCTCTCGCCGTGCCGCAGGCACCCGCGCACGCTGCCGCGCCGCACGCGGCGTTCGCCATCGGCGTGCCCAACACCACCGTCATGCAGTACGTCGTCTCCGAGATCACGATCGTCCAGGGCGACACGCTGACGTTCTTCAACCTCGACTACGGACGCGACCACGACCTCGCGTCGCAGGACTTCGTGAACGGCGTCCGGAGGTTCGAGTCCGACCCCGTCGGCGTCGGCACGCCGGCCGAGGTCCGCGGCGTCTCGGCGCTGCCGCCGAGCACCTACCCGTTCGTCTGCCGCGCCCACCCGGAGATGGTCGGGAACCTCACCGTCCTCCCCGCTCCGGCGGTGTGA
- a CDS encoding DUF1800 domain-containing protein, with translation MPDLATRADVSRLYGRAAFGATRADLDTWQGQPYDAVVDALFPPGPPGTIGRLPQIDEVEQISQESQTQDVYAAIRWWLERMLETPYPLEERMTLFWHDHFATAFLGEPDVGMLMLQNRTLRQHALGSFRSLANAMTTDAAMLYWLNGIANRVDGVNENYAREFLELFTLGVVPQVYTETDIREAAKAFTGFLVNTSTRTFQFVPTRHDASVKTVLGRRVGGHLPGSPQEALEYQEVTEAALAHDGGKTASRFLAYKLVQQFGYPVTPADATTDVLIQDVAWAIRAGDKWDLRKGVRTLLTHPKWRYADPAAGKRLVRSPVETVVHAAKVLGFPKTNVYGSLYWPQQIQFMLERAGQVPFLPPNVGGWQSGLGWLSQTTNLGRYDVLSVLAQYLHNLALQYALPLPASGDLDGWAAYMGLASFSTNTKLRLQQYLADPQTLDEVQKQLSMFVLVGTSPDWQVM, from the coding sequence GTGCCCGATCTCGCCACCCGCGCCGACGTGTCGCGGCTGTACGGCCGCGCGGCGTTCGGCGCCACCCGCGCCGACCTCGACACGTGGCAGGGGCAGCCGTACGACGCCGTGGTCGACGCGCTCTTCCCGCCGGGCCCGCCAGGCACCATCGGGCGGCTGCCGCAGATCGACGAGGTCGAGCAGATCAGCCAGGAGTCGCAGACGCAGGACGTCTACGCGGCCATCCGCTGGTGGCTCGAACGCATGCTGGAGACGCCGTACCCGCTCGAGGAGCGGATGACGTTGTTCTGGCACGACCACTTCGCGACGGCGTTCCTCGGCGAGCCCGACGTCGGCATGCTCATGCTGCAGAACCGCACGCTGCGCCAGCACGCGCTCGGGTCGTTCCGCTCGCTCGCGAACGCCATGACGACCGACGCCGCGATGCTCTACTGGCTCAACGGCATCGCCAACCGCGTCGACGGCGTCAACGAGAACTACGCCCGCGAGTTCCTCGAGCTGTTCACCCTCGGCGTCGTCCCGCAGGTCTACACGGAGACAGACATCCGCGAGGCCGCGAAGGCGTTCACCGGCTTCCTCGTCAACACGTCCACGCGGACGTTCCAGTTCGTGCCGACCCGCCACGACGCCTCGGTCAAGACGGTGCTGGGGCGCCGGGTGGGCGGCCACCTGCCTGGCTCCCCGCAGGAGGCGCTCGAGTACCAGGAGGTCACGGAGGCGGCGCTCGCGCACGACGGCGGCAAGACCGCGTCGCGCTTCCTCGCGTACAAGCTCGTCCAGCAGTTCGGCTACCCCGTCACCCCTGCCGACGCGACGACCGACGTGCTGATCCAGGACGTCGCGTGGGCCATCCGCGCGGGCGACAAGTGGGACCTGCGCAAGGGCGTCCGCACCCTGCTCACGCACCCGAAGTGGCGCTACGCCGACCCCGCCGCAGGCAAGCGGCTCGTCCGCTCGCCCGTCGAGACCGTCGTGCACGCCGCGAAGGTCCTCGGCTTCCCCAAGACCAACGTCTACGGCTCGCTCTACTGGCCGCAGCAGATCCAGTTCATGCTCGAACGCGCCGGCCAGGTGCCGTTCCTCCCGCCGAACGTCGGCGGCTGGCAGAGCGGGCTCGGCTGGCTTTCGCAGACGACCAACCTCGGGCGGTACGACGTCCTCAGCGTCCTCGCGCAGTACCTCCACAACCTCGCGCTGCAGTACGCGCTGCCGCTGCCCGCGTCCGGCGACCTCGACGGGTGGGCTGCGTACATGGGGCTGGCGTCGTTCAGCACCAACACCAAGCTCCGGCTGCAGCAGTACCTCGCCGACCCGCAGACCCTCGACGAGGTCCAGAAGCAGCTCAGCATGTTCGTCCTCGTGGGCACCAGCCCGGACTGGCAGGTCATGTGA
- a CDS encoding ABC transporter ATP-binding protein, producing MTVEVRGVVKAFGPVEVLRGVSLSVEPGSVTAVLGPSGCGKTTLLRVIGGFERPDAGTVHVGGRDVTRTPAHERRIAMVPQEGALFPHLSVAANVGFGLPRASRRGPRVEELLDLAGLGGLGGRMPYELSGGQQQRVAVARALAPQPSVVLLDEPFSALDAGLRASIRDDVLGLLRAHDTTAILVTHDQDEALSAADVVAVMRSGLIVQAAPPAEVYAAPVDLDVARFLGDANVLRGTYADGVVACPLGRVPASGSGTEVDVLVRPEHLAIGEAGVRGVVTGRRYFGHDAMVTVRLADGTEARVRTPLATAYAPGDEVGVACTGPVVAYPVAATTVL from the coding sequence GTGACCGTCGAGGTGCGCGGCGTCGTCAAGGCGTTCGGGCCGGTGGAGGTCCTGCGCGGGGTCTCGCTCAGCGTCGAGCCGGGGTCCGTGACCGCCGTGCTCGGGCCGAGCGGCTGCGGCAAGACGACGCTGCTGCGGGTCATCGGCGGCTTCGAGCGCCCCGACGCCGGCACCGTCCACGTCGGCGGCCGCGACGTCACGCGCACCCCCGCGCACGAACGCCGTATCGCGATGGTGCCGCAGGAGGGCGCGCTGTTCCCGCACCTGTCCGTCGCCGCGAACGTCGGCTTCGGACTCCCCCGCGCCTCGCGCCGGGGGCCGCGCGTCGAGGAGCTGCTCGACCTCGCGGGGCTCGGCGGGCTGGGCGGGCGGATGCCGTACGAGCTCTCCGGCGGCCAGCAGCAGCGGGTCGCGGTCGCCCGCGCGCTGGCGCCCCAGCCGTCGGTGGTGCTGCTCGACGAGCCGTTCAGCGCGCTGGACGCGGGGCTGCGCGCGTCGATCCGCGACGACGTCCTCGGCCTGCTGCGGGCGCACGACACGACCGCGATCCTCGTCACGCACGACCAGGACGAGGCGCTGTCCGCCGCCGACGTCGTGGCCGTCATGCGGTCGGGGCTGATCGTCCAAGCGGCGCCGCCCGCCGAGGTGTACGCCGCGCCCGTCGACCTCGACGTCGCGCGCTTCCTCGGCGACGCCAACGTCCTCCGGGGGACGTACGCCGACGGCGTCGTCGCCTGCCCGCTCGGGCGCGTCCCCGCCTCCGGCAGCGGCACCGAGGTGGACGTGCTCGTGCGACCGGAGCACCTCGCCATCGGCGAGGCCGGCGTCCGCGGCGTCGTCACCGGGCGGCGGTACTTCGGCCACGACGCGATGGTGACCGTACGGCTCGCCGACGGCACAGAGGCCCGCGTCCGCACCCCGCTCGCGACGGCGTACGCGCCCGGCGACGAGGTCGGCGTCGCGTGCACCGGTCCCGTGGTGGCGTACCCGGTCGCCGCTACCACCGTTCTTTGA